A genomic window from Lotus japonicus ecotype B-129 chromosome 1, LjGifu_v1.2 includes:
- the LOC130731466 gene encoding agamous-like MADS-box protein AGL62, with amino-acid sequence MSNSGEQSRDLEKITNENNLQVSFFKRRQALFKKASKLCTLYGVEMAIIVLSPSQNFFSFGHPSVEDVIERYLPQDLPQPAQTMLCIEAPRNVNVGELNAQLSRVNNKFDSEMKKNEELNRLHKVALTQISGAGQIEDMDMPQLEHFKAALEELRRKIRCYYDGIVDEGAVTGA; translated from the coding sequence ATGTCAAACTCTGGAGAGCAAAGTCGTGACCTGGAAAAAATAACCAATGAGAATAACTTGCAGGTTTCTTTTTTTAAGCGCCGCCAAGCGCTCTTCAAGAAAGCTAGCAAGCTCTGCACCCTCTATGGTGTAGAGATGGCTATCATTGTCTTGTCTCCTAGCCAAAATTTCTTCTCATTCGGTCATCCTAGCGTTGAGGATGTTATTGAGCGGTATCTACCGCAAGACCTTCCTCAACCGGCTCAAACCATGTTGTGCATTGAAGCTCCGCGCAACGTCAACGTGGGGGAGCTTAACGCACAACTGTCTCGGGTCAACAACAAGTTTGACTCCGAGATGAAGAAAAACGAGGAGCTAAATCGCCTCCATAAGGTTGCACTAACTCAGATCTCAGGTGCAGGTCAGATTGAAGACATGGACATGCCTCAACTTGAACATTTTAAGGCGGCCTTAGAAGAACTCCGGAGGAAGATCAGATGCTATTATGATGGAATCGTAGATGAGGGTGCTGTTACTGGAGCATGA
- the LOC130731473 gene encoding uncharacterized protein LOC130731473, producing MTQISGTGLIEDVIERYLPQDLPQPAQTMLCIEAPRNVNVGELNGQLSRVNNKFDSEMKKNKELNRLHKVALTQISGAGQIEDMDMPQLEHFKAALEELQRKIRLYYDGIVNEGAVTGA from the coding sequence ATGACTCAAATCTCAGGTACAGGTCTGATTGAGGATGTTATTGAGCGGTACCTACCGCAAGACCTTCCTCAACCTGCTCAAACCATGTTGTGCATTGAAGCTCCGCGCAACGTCAACGTGGGGGAGCTTAACGGACAACTGTCTCGGGTCAACAACAAGTTTGACTCCGAGATGAAGAAAAACAAGGAGCTAAATCGCCTCCATAAGGTTGCACTAACTCAGATCTCGGGTGCAGGTCAGATTGAAGACATGGACATGCCTCAACTTGAACATTTTAAGGCGGCCCTAGAAGAACTCCAGAGGAAGATCCGATTATATTATGATGGAATCGTAAATGAGGGTGCTGTTACTGGAGCATGA
- the LOC130734307 gene encoding flavonol synthase/flavanone 3-hydroxylase-like, with protein MEVLRVQSVAAQSKDASIPAMFVRSETEQPGITTVRGVELEVPIIDLNGTDEVKVLSEIVEASKEWGMFQVVNHEIPSEVIAKLQAVGKEFFELPQEEKEVYGKIEGSDSLEGYGTKLQKEVNGKKGWVDHLFHIIWPTSSINYRFWPKNPASYREVNEEYGKYLRSVADKLFKSMSIGLGLEENELKEAAGGDDMIHLLKINYYPPCPCPDLVLGVPPHTDMSFVTILVPNEVQGLQAFRDGHWYDVKYVPNALVIHIGDQMEILSNGKYKAVLHRTTVNKEETRMSWPVFIEPQGDHEVGPHSKLVNQDNPPKYKTKKYKDYAYCKLNKIPQ; from the exons ATGGAGGTGCTAAGGGTGCAAAGCGTAGCAGCCCAGTCAAAAGATGCTTCCATCCCCGCGATGTTCGTGAGGTCGGAGACAGAGCAGCCTGGCATCACGACCGTTCGCGGGGTGGAATTGGAGGTGCCGATCATTGATTTGAACGGCACCGATGAAGTGAAGGTGCTGAGTGAGATCGTGGAGGCGAGTAAGGAGTGGGGGATGTTTCAAGTTGTGAATCATGAGATACCTAGTGAAGTTATAGCCAAATTGCAGGCTGTGGGGAAAGAGTTCTTTGAGTTGCCACAAGAGGAAAAAGAGGTGTATGGTAAGATTGAAGGGTCTGATTCTTTGGAAGGTTATGGGACCAAGCTTCAGAAAGAGGTGAATGGGAAGAAAGGTTGGGTGGATCATTTGTTTCATATTATTTGGCCAACTTCTTCCATTAACTACCGTTTCTGGCCTAAGAATCCTGCTTCCTACAG GGAGGTGAATGAGGAATATGGCAAGTACCTGCGTAGTGTGGCGGACAAACTTTTCAAAAGCATGTCAATTGGGCTGGGCCTTGAAGAAAATGAGCTAAAGGAAGCTGCAGGTGGAGATGACATGATTCACCTATTAAAGATCAACTACTACCCACCATGTCCATGTCCTGATCTTGTTCTGGGTGTGCCACCACACACAGACATGTCATTCGTGACCATTTTGGTCCCCAACGAGGTGCAGGGCCTCCAAGCATTCAGGGATGGTCACTGGTACGATGTTAAGTATGTCCCCAATGCCCTCGTCATTCACATTGGAGACCAAATGGAG ATACTGAGCAATGGGAAATATAAGGCTGTCCTGCACAGAACAACAGTGAACAAAGAGGAGACAAGAATGTCATGGCCGGTGTTCATAGAGCCCCAAGGAGACCATGAAGTTGGTCCTCACTCCAAGTTGGTTAACCAAGACAATCCACCAAAATACAAGACCAAGAAATATAAGGACTATGCCTACTGCAAGCTCAACAAGATCCCTCAGTAA